In Candida orthopsilosis Co 90-125, chromosome 4 draft sequence, the genomic stretch AGGttgcaaattgttttcGCTTATGATTTGATGAATGTTAGGTATGGggattttgataaacaagAAGAGAAATGGCCGatattgcaaaatttatttgaagttaattccaaaaagaggaaattAGCCACtgacgaagaagaaaaggGTGAAAAGGTTGAAAAGATTACTGGAATATAGACAAAATGTTAATACACAATTATAAAATCgcattatcaaatgaaaattggaaatatttTGTCTAATCAATTATATTTAATTCGACATCTCCATATCCAAACCTGTCCTTGTTCTCCTCATACACACGtctcaattcatcaacatacAATTTATGATACTtatccaacaatttctgAGGAATTTTCGTTTTAACTGAAGAActcttttttgttgacaatttcaaaaaatccGTAAAAGAACTTGATCTCCGCATACCTGATGCTGATTCCTCACTACcctttctttcttctttttcttcctGTTGTTTCTCCTttacttcatcttcaaattccTCGGGGTGTTGTGCACGATATTCTTGCAATACTCCGGCAGGAACATGAATTGGACGACCAAGAACAATATCTATGGGGTTCCGATAAGGTaataaaccaaaatcaTAAATGAATACCCCTCGTGCACTGAAAAATGGAATTGTAAATGCAAATGTTCTCTTCATccattgttggaatttgTAGCCCAATGAACCTGGTTTAGGGATTGATATGTCATATACGTCAGCTTCACCAAAGGCAAATGTGGGGACGAGGTTGATATTGCCCAACTCTATTGCCAACTTGACGAATCCTTTACGATTGTTGAGAActaatttgatttgttttttagGGGATGTATCTGGAGATTGTCCAGTATTCTGTTCCGTTGTGGGTTCCTGGGAATCACCCGTTTCTTCTGCgccttcttcattttcatgaCTCTTTTCTTTCGATTCCTCTTGCACATCTTCACTATCCTCCTCATGCTCTTCTTGTTCGCTACCTTTATATCCATATCCAACTCTTGCATTCTTTGCTACAGTTGTATTCAATAACGATTCCTTTGCGCCTCCGATAACTAGACAAACAGAATTATCTCCATTATTaattaaacttttgatattcttTGCTGAAGCACTAGATAATCCCAAACTCATTAAATAATCACGATAAAACGGAACTGTGAATTGAGTAGTTAAAGTAAGGGCAAAAATTTGCCCAATTCCTGGAAACAATGGTTGGAATTTTGATGGATCATGGAAGAAAGGCTTTAACCATTTGTGAACTGGTTCATAGGGTTCATTTCGTAATGCATTTGTTCCAAAAAGCCCAACCGCTCCCATGGATATAACTCCATGGGGGTGGTAGCCAAAGATGTACCTGGGCCCGGTCAGAACTCGTTTGTATATAGCTGTTGGCGGTGATGATGATCTGCGAGAGCCGCTGCTGCCACTGCCATTTGATTTAACCAGAACGTTATCATCGCTTCGATTCaatctctttttcaatccaatgaatttgaaaatattatCTAATACAGTAGTTGAATCCTCTGAAaccaaatccaattcatcatcattatccGAACTGGTcccattttgttcaacaagaaCTTTGGTAAAAGTTGGTTCCAATTCAACTGTTTTGTGAGCTCTAATAGGGAAGTAATTAACAAACCATTCCCAatttatgaaatttttcatgGAATTTCGAACACGATAAGCAGCTTTACCATTTGTTGGAGTATgtaaatcaaatccatACCACCAAATGAAATAAGGTAAGATAACAGTGAGCCAAACAACCCAACCTAATGAAATACAAATGAAGAATATAGTTATGAAAGCAGGAATACTAATACAAAGCCAAACAACTGCAAGTGTTTCAAGTCGATGTTTTAATGGAGTGTTTAATGGTGCAACATTTAAGTATGGCCCTTTTTTGTGCTTGTGTTTGCGACCACCACCCCTTCCAGACCTTCTTCTAGTGGATGACagtgttgttgattctgTAGACAGGATCGATCCAGTGGATGTGGTTGATGAAGTGGTACTCATTTGTGAAGTAActgaagatgttgaatcTTGTGTAGCAgatctcttcttcttttgacGTAATTTGATGTCGTCAGTAGTACTATCAAATACAGATGATCCTGTGCTGGTAGTAGTGTCTTTTGATTCTGGTCTTGCATCATCCTGCACCTCCTTGTTGAGTGATGatgtattattattgtCAATTGCTGTTGACATATTGTGGTGAGAGctttgtttgtttctttttgggGAGATGTGTGTGATGTagtgtgttgttgttataaTACTATCTTACGACTTAGTCTTACATGCAAGGGGCGTATAGTGTAGTGTAGTGATGTGTAACTGCGTGTGTATGTAATGTATGAATATGTATGGTTCGATATGCAGAATATGATATCAAACACCAGTAAACAGTCGGATTAACTCTATGTTTGGTATTCAATCTATTCTCTTTCAATTATAGCTGTTATAGTGGTTAATATAGACTGCTGTTGTCTATTGCTAAAAATGGTTATGGCGAGGGTTGAAAAGGGATAGAGTGAGGGAGGGAGAATTCGGCGAGAGATTTGAGGAGTGACAATCTCGacattttgtgtaacttGGAGACAAAGCTACCACCCACTGTACACTAACTACAATAACTACACAACAGTTACTATAGATAGATACTGTCCTATAGTAGAAGCATGTCTAGTGATGCTAAGAGGTAAGAGAGAAATGTGTGTGTGAGTATAGCACACAATCGTTTTTGAATACTTGGAATATTTAAATCACCGAACAATAATGAGCAAAGAAATGGAAATAAGAGATACTCAGATATTATTATAATAAAGTTGTCCGCATCATACCTCTAACAGCGTCTGAAACTCAGATCATACGTTTTGGTAAATGTAAGTGTAGTCTTCCTCGGTATTTGAAAGGTGGTTCCTTAATGCCGAGGAATTTTTGTACCACATGGTAGCAAGGTACGGTGATTGCAAAACTGGCCATCTTtaaccaatttcttttacCTCCTTGTGGGTGCCATACAGACATGTTTGAGTATCATTGTAGTatatttgtcaaatttaaatcaaaaatcAGTAAGTACTTGTCATTGTAAAAATCTGTATAGAGAAAGGCACCACGTCTTTTAACAAGATGTCTCCAAATGTCTTCTACTCTTTGATTAAACTAAGTAAAAGAGGAATCATTAGTCCTACTATTGCTACAAATatgttcttcttctttgtctgcccatcaacaattgtacTACCATCACTACCACTTGTTTCTCCTCCTCCGTTTGTACCATCTTCAAACAACCCATCTTCGAATTCATTAATCACATGAAAAACAACATATAAAAATGTACCTGATGAGAATAATAGTAGGATACCAGTAACGAATTGGATatttgtattgaaaaatccaATGATCGTGAAAGTGATCCAAGTCAGTACTGGTGTCAGTAATGCAAATAATCCGAGATGAATCAAAAGCACTTTGTCTTCCAACCTTTCTTTACTCAATATTGTTCCAAGACTAAAAGCGGTGGGGATTTTGTGGATAATAAGGGCAATAACCATAACAAATTGTAGTGTCGAATCTTGATCAGCAAACGAAGAACCTAAAGAAATCCCATCCACCGCAGCATGAACTAGTAATCCGAGAGTAATTGAAGACTTTAACACGGATCCCACTGTAAATGCGATTCTtccttcatcaaatacagaTGACGTTGTCgaatttgtatttgtagTTGCACTGTATGATATTCTGTCGTTGCCATTATGACCcacaaatttttcaatggtAAACATTAGTACAAACCCGACTAGAATGGGTAAACCAACAGTAAATGAGGTCAATTTGTACATCCCTTCATTCAATATCTCTACCCCCTCGGGCAAAACTATTAGTAATGCTGTACCAACTAGCACCCCCACACTGAAGTTTGTCAAGTAGGTTAGGTTTGTACCTGATACggtaaaaaattttaagGGCGCTATGCTTGAAATGAACGTTGTTGCTGCCATCACTAATGTGACAGcaaacaattcaacaaatttagATAATAGAATTGACATTTAATACTTAGTGGATTCAAGAGATcgaattgattgttttatttgagagaattgaaactttcaATGAAATGAGATATGCTACCACTTATCTTATACTGTAGTTGGCGACACGATAAAGAGAGTAGCTACATGACTAGATTAATAAGTTTGTGGTGCTAGACGACTAAATTAGGATTTGATTTCTTAATCCTAGTCAATTACGAGTTGATTAATTAATTGGATGAGGGTATAAAAAACGAAGTGTTTTTCCCACGTTgaattattttcaaatacagGTCAAATTTGACGGAGTATAGGTTGTTCCTTAGTCCATTCCAGTCTAGTGGCGGCATAGACGCCATTCAATACAGCGATAGCAGTACTCCATTACCGTTACTCACATCACCTGAAAGAAAACTGTGTAAAGTTAGAAGAGCTCGTTTTTTGACTtgacttttgatttttgatttttgatttttgatttttgatttttgatttttgatttgttttgttttcacGTCTACTTTCTCCGTAGCTTTTTGTAAATAACAACTGCAAAGGGAGAAGGGAAACGGTAGATGGCTATCGATGAACAATTAACACGAGACAAAAGTAAACTAGCTGTACtttatttcaaatcagGTGATTATGTCAAAGCATTAAGCATCTACGATAAAGTAATATCCGAAGTTAGACAACTTTCTGCCCAAGACATCAAATCAATACGGGTGCAATATGGATTGAAAGAGGTGCCTGATGTTGGTAGGCTTATACATCCTAAACTTACAACCTATCTTGATCAAAGAGCAGCTACTTTGGAGAAACTAGAGAAGTTCGGCTTGGCTTTGCGAGATTCTACAAAACTGATTGAATTAGATCCCACTGATTATAAAGGGTATTTGAGGATAGGGAAATTGCAAACGATTCAAGGGAATAAATTTGAAGCCTATAAAATGTATCAGAAGGGGATTTATGTTATTGATAGTTTGGTAAAGAAAGGTCTACATACTATCAATGCACAGTTGtatgagaaattgaaaagtcaATATAGGATGTTGAATCAAGAGTTGAAAGcagaaagaaaaatacCAGAGAGTCAAGGCTTAAGTGTCAGTAGAAGTGGGTCGCAAATTAAGTCTCAGAGCTctttaaagaaaagaaaaatagCTAAGGGCGTTGATCCGATAAAGTATCTTCCCTTAGAATGCATAAATCTagtatttcaacaattatCCTCAAAAACTATCTATAAGTGCCTACTAGTCTCAAAATTATGGTACAGCATATTGGTCCAACTAAgtttatttcaatttgactGTAAACCCACCATCACAGTAGACGAATTCACTAAAGGagtcaaattcttcaaaaagaTTGCATCATATACATATTCCAAGCAAATTAAAAAACTCAAGATTAATCAAGTATACAATAAGAAACTACCTCACGTATTGTCTGCCCTAATCAAAGAACCACAATTCCCACTACAGTCGTTGGAAGTAATGGATCCAACAATGAATTTACAACTCATGTATGCCATGTTGGCTAAGTATTCATGgaaattgagtaattttCGACATTTACAATCATTGTCACTTGGTATCAATTGTAGTATAAAGTATCCTCAATTGCTATTGAATatgtttcttcaattgaaacatttgaaaatatccATCTTGATCGCCGACAAAAGTACAATGAGCATGGTGCCATTACAAGACAAAGtgtttaaaaaatttaaacaaatgaAGCTCGATTCATATAGTTTGGAAACTTTATTTTTGGTCAATCATGTTAAACTACTAGCTAATGAAACAATGAGTGTATCGGCAACTACATATAATCCATTCCCAGTTTTGCTCGAATACAACTTCCCCAACTTGACTGAATTGACCATGTGctcattcaattttaatAATCATTTACCGACATTTGGTGATTTCGTAAGTCAACATCATAATATTACTAAACTTTATCTTGAAAATAACTCCGGATTGAATTTACTCATCTTGTTCCAAATTCTACTAAATTATAGACCAAGTTTTAAATTGAGCCATTTTACATTTAGAGAATATGGAGTATGGTCAACCAT encodes the following:
- a CDS encoding Golgi membrane protein — encoded protein: MSILLSKFVELFAVTLVMAATTFISSIAPLKFFTVSGTNLTYLTNFSVGVLVGTALLIVLPEGVEILNEGMYKLTSFTVGLPILVGFVLMFTIEKFVGHNGNDRISYSATTNTNSTTSSVFDEGRIAFTVGSVLKSSITLGLLVHAAVDGISLGSSFADQDSTLQFVMVIALIIHKIPTAFSLGTILSKERLEDKVLLIHLGLFALSTPVSTWITFTIIGFFNTNIQFVTGILLLFSSGTFLYVVFHVINEFEDGLFEDGTNGGGETSGSDGSTIVDGQTKKKNIFVAIVGLMIPLLLSLIKE
- a CDS encoding Dia2 protein (S. cerevisiae homolog DIA2 has role invasive growth in response to glucose limitation, SCF-dependent proteasomal ubiquitin-dependent protein catabolic process, protein ubiquitination, regulation of DNA replication) is translated as MAIDEQLTRDKSKLAVLYFKSGDYVKALSIYDKVISEVRQLSAQDIKSIRVQYGLKEVPDVGRLIHPKLTTYLDQRAATLEKLEKFGLALRDSTKSIELDPTDYKGYLRIGKLQTIQGNKFEAYKMYQKGIYVIDSLVKKGLHTINAQLYEKLKSQYRMLNQELKAERKIPESQGLSVSRSGSQIKSQSSLKKRKIAKGVDPIKYLPLECINLVFQQLSSKTIYKCLLVSKLWYSILVQLSLFQFDCKPTITVDEFTKGVKFFKKIASYTYSKQIKKLKINQVYNKKLPHVLSALIKEPQFPLQSLEVMDPTMNLQLMYAMLAKYSWKLSNFRHLQSLSLGINCSIKYPQLLLNMFLQLKHLKISILIADKSTMSMVPLQDKVFKKFKQMKLDSYSLETLFLVNHVKLLANETMSVSATTYNPFPVLLEYNFPNLTELTMCSFNFNNHLPTFGDFVSQHHNITKLYLENNSGLNLLILFQILLNYRPSFKLSHFTFREYGVWSTMSLQEIHFPLITQFSRLESLDLYKTCVSVTGLEKLLARCGKSLKHLNIGCPTYLSFHIPGRKQLELNRIVALCPDLSQLWLPDMNIDTVSMMNITKQIQSMGSRAINLQHLDLGFNQFDGVDLMRLLSTGLLLETLDLNGLSISEDTLLYVKRKGFVQNILFDKRRTKWKVYGVNTWVQQ